The Scatophagus argus isolate fScaArg1 chromosome 20, fScaArg1.pri, whole genome shotgun sequence genome window below encodes:
- the rpl7a gene encoding 60S ribosomal protein L7a: QPKGKKAKGKKVAPAPSVAKKHEAKKVVNPLFEKRPKNFGIGQDIQPKRDLTRFVKWPRYIRLQRQRSILYKRLKVPPAINQFTQALDRQTATQLFKLAHKYRPETKQEKKQRLLARAEQKAAGKGDTPTKRPPVLRAGVNTVTALVENKKAQLVVIAHDVDPIELVVFLPALCRKMGVPYCIVKGKARLGRLVHRKTCTSVAFTQTNPEDKGALAKLVEAIKTNYNDRYEEIRRHWGGGIMGPKSTARINKLEKAKAKELATKLG; encoded by the exons CAGCCTAAGGGAAAGAAGGCTAAGGGGAAGAAGGTGGCACCTGCCCCTTCTGTGGCCAAGAAACATGAGGCCAAGAAAGTAGTGAACCCCCTGTTTGAGAAGAGGCCAAAGAATTTTGGCATCG GCCAGGATATTCAGCCCAAGCGTGATTTGACACGCTTTGTGAAATGGCCTCGTTACATCCGCCTGCAGAGGCAGCGCTCCATCCTCTACAAGCGTCTGAAGGTTCCCCCTGCAATCAACCAGTTCACCCAGGCTCTGGACCGCCAGACCG CCACACAGCTGTTCAAGCTGGCCCACAAGTACAGGCCAGAGACCaagcaggagaagaagcagaggcTGCTGGCCCGTGCTGAGCAGAAGGCAGCAGGAAAGGGAGATACCCCTACCAAGAGGCCCCCTGTCCTTCGTGCAG GTGTGAACACTGTCACCGCTCTGGTGGAGAACAAGAAGGCCCAGCTGGTCGTCATCGCCCACGATGTGGATCCAATTGAG CTTGTGGTCTTCCTGCCAGCTCTGTGCCGCAAGATGGGCGTCCCATACTGCATCGTCAAGGGCAAGGCTAGACTGGGCAGACTGGTGCACAGAAAGACATGCACTTCAGTTGccttcacacagacaaaccC TGAGGATAAAGGTGCACTTGCCAAGCTGGTGGAAGCCATCAAGACAAACTACAATGACAGATACGAAGAG ATCCGTCGTCACTGGGGAGGCGGCATCATGGGCCCCAAATCCACAGCTCGCATCAACAAGCTGGAGAAGGCTAAGGCCAAGGAACTGGCAACCAAGCTTGGATAA